One part of the Corynebacterium aurimucosum ATCC 700975 genome encodes these proteins:
- a CDS encoding DciA family protein — protein sequence MKMTEQDFDPVKALFERTRSNSKNPPKLNKPAPKMNVAPTSSEKQPKPYQRGRPSGPDGRRRRRSLEIPSLGAQIQREIGKRGWEHELAHGWVMGNWENLVGERIAAHTQPLTIKEQVVYVACDSSSWATELRYLQRPILQKIADRLGPDVVVKLHIQGPKQHRNYEGRQWVKPQGSQDTYG from the coding sequence ATGAAGATGACTGAGCAGGACTTCGATCCGGTCAAGGCGCTCTTCGAGCGCACACGAAGCAACTCCAAGAATCCGCCGAAGCTCAATAAACCGGCGCCCAAAATGAACGTGGCCCCGACATCTTCCGAGAAGCAGCCAAAGCCCTATCAGCGTGGTAGGCCGAGCGGTCCTGATGGCCGTCGCAGACGCCGCAGCCTTGAGATCCCTAGCCTCGGCGCACAGATCCAACGAGAGATTGGCAAACGCGGCTGGGAACACGAATTAGCTCATGGTTGGGTCATGGGCAATTGGGAAAACCTCGTCGGCGAGCGCATCGCCGCGCACACGCAACCGCTCACCATCAAGGAGCAGGTTGTCTACGTGGCGTGTGATTCTTCTAGCTGGGCCACCGAGCTGCGTTACTTGCAGCGGCCCATTTTGCAGAAGATTGCTGATCGCCTCGGCCCGGACGTGGTGGTTAAGCTGCACATTCAGGGCCCCAAGCAGCACCGCAACTATGAGGGCCGCCAATGGGTCAAGCCGCAAGGTTCGCAAGATACGTACGGCTGA
- the dnaN gene encoding DNA polymerase III subunit beta → MEQSVSFRVAKDDLANAVAWVARSLPSKVTQPVLRAMLITADDNGLEFTGFDYEVSTRVRIAGMVDEPGRIAVAGKLLSDIVASLPNKEIEMTQEDNKVLLICGSSRFELPLIPLDDYPQLPVLPEVTGTINPQLFVEAISQVVAAAGKDDTLPMLTGVHIDINGSHVEMTATDRFRLAMRTFEWEPVSSDVQAKLLVPAKTLQETGRSLDTHLNIPVEIAVGTGENIAAEGLFGLHADNRETTTRMLDADFPNVAPLLPKTHSAMASIEVAPLQEAIRRVSLLTDRNAQIRMEFSEGEVTLAAGADSGRASETLPCAFNGREDFVIAFNPSYLKDGLAVVHTNRVVFGFTEPSRPAIMIPEPEELPAANEDGSFPTPETDFTYLLMPVRLPG, encoded by the coding sequence ATGGAGCAGTCCGTGTCATTTCGCGTTGCCAAAGATGACCTCGCCAACGCCGTAGCGTGGGTCGCGCGCAGCCTTCCCTCGAAGGTCACCCAACCGGTACTGCGCGCCATGCTGATCACCGCGGATGACAATGGTTTGGAATTCACCGGCTTCGACTACGAAGTCTCCACCCGCGTGCGTATCGCTGGCATGGTGGATGAGCCGGGACGCATCGCCGTGGCCGGTAAGTTGCTCTCTGACATCGTTGCTTCCTTGCCCAACAAGGAAATCGAGATGACGCAGGAAGACAACAAGGTTTTGTTGATCTGTGGTTCCTCCCGTTTCGAGCTACCGCTCATTCCGCTAGATGATTACCCTCAGCTTCCCGTCCTGCCGGAGGTCACCGGCACCATTAACCCGCAGCTCTTCGTGGAGGCCATCAGCCAGGTTGTTGCGGCTGCCGGCAAGGATGACACCCTGCCGATGCTCACCGGTGTGCACATCGACATCAATGGTTCCCACGTGGAAATGACGGCTACGGACCGTTTCCGCTTGGCCATGCGCACCTTCGAGTGGGAGCCAGTATCTTCTGATGTCCAGGCCAAGCTTCTTGTCCCGGCCAAGACCCTGCAGGAGACCGGCCGCTCCTTGGACACGCACCTCAACATCCCGGTAGAAATTGCCGTGGGCACGGGTGAGAACATCGCTGCGGAAGGCCTATTTGGCCTGCATGCGGATAACCGCGAGACCACCACCCGCATGCTGGATGCGGATTTCCCCAACGTGGCACCGCTGCTACCCAAGACCCACAGCGCCATGGCCAGCATTGAGGTTGCTCCGCTCCAGGAAGCCATTCGCCGCGTCTCGCTGTTGACGGATCGCAACGCTCAGATCCGCATGGAGTTCAGCGAAGGTGAGGTGACCTTGGCGGCCGGTGCGGATTCCGGTCGCGCGAGCGAGACTTTGCCGTGCGCCTTCAACGGCCGTGAGGATTTTGTCATTGCCTTCAACCCGTCCTACCTCAAGGATGGTTTGGCTGTGGTTCACACGAATCGCGTGGTCTTCGGCTTTACCGAACCTTCGCGCCCGGCAATCATGATTCCGGAACCGGAAGAGCTGCCAGCAGCCAACGAAGACGGCTCTTTCCCCACCCCGGAAACTGATTTCACCTACCTCTTGATGCCGGTGCGCTTGCCAGGCTAG
- a CDS encoding DUF6918 family protein gives MTNLTQLLQSPTRNAVVADLATDADDTVSSLSGISGMAFKGALAAAKKADSKVLSKGINQMLPELLNSLDAYWKEFEGSEQSDFGTYLDGRSAEVTEVIMNTADKAAEDVKAPGIARTYKSLRGKASSILEPNVATIGRVLQRHMGTV, from the coding sequence ATGACAAACCTCACCCAGCTTCTCCAATCCCCTACCCGCAACGCCGTGGTGGCAGACTTGGCCACGGACGCCGATGACACCGTCTCTTCGCTCTCCGGCATTTCCGGAATGGCCTTCAAGGGCGCTCTAGCCGCCGCAAAGAAGGCAGATTCTAAGGTCTTATCCAAAGGAATCAACCAGATGCTTCCGGAGCTGCTCAACAGCCTGGATGCCTACTGGAAGGAATTCGAGGGCTCTGAGCAGTCTGACTTCGGCACTTATCTGGACGGACGCAGCGCTGAGGTCACAGAGGTCATCATGAATACTGCGGACAAAGCCGCTGAGGACGTTAAGGCGCCTGGCATCGCTCGCACCTACAAGTCACTTCGCGGCAAGGCCTCCTCCATCTTGGAGCCCAATGTTGCGACCATCGGCCGTGTTCTGCAGCGCCATATGGGCACTGTTTAA
- the gyrB gene encoding DNA topoisomerase (ATP-hydrolyzing) subunit B — protein MAEQHAYDAGSITILEGLEAVRKRPGMYIGSTGARGLHHLIWEIVDNSVDEAMAGYADKVIVTLREDGGIEVIDNGRGIPVEMHASGVPTVQVVMTQLHAGGKFDSESYAVSGGLHGVGISVVNALSTRVEADIKRDGKHWYQNFNNAIPDELVEGDNARGTGTTIRFWPDPEIFETVEFNYDTIARRLQEMAFLNKGLTIVLRDERAISKEQAELEEIAEAGDSAVSLTSLDEKEKSEEAGDGSEEKTSKKKEVTYHYPNGLQDYVEHLNKNKTAIHPTIVAFDVKGEDHEVEIALQWNQGYKQSVHTFANTINTHEGGTHEEGFRAALTSLMNRYAKEHKLLKEKDGNLSGDDCREGLAAVISVKVADPQFEGQTKTKLGNSEIRGFVQRSVNEHLNDWFDANPAEAKVIINKAVSSAHARVAARKARELVRRKSAGDLGGLPGKLADCRSKDSKRTELYIVEGDSAGGSAKGGRDSMFQAILPLRGKILNVEKARMDKVLKNAEVQAIITALGTGIHEEFDISKLRYDKIVLMADADVDGQHIATLLLTLLFRFMPQLVEDGHVFLANPPLYKLKWGKGQPGYAFSDAERDEQLAEGLEQGRKINKDDGIQRYKGLGEMNAAELWETTLDPTTRVLRRVDLEDAQRADELFSILMGDDVAARRSFITRRAKDVRFLDV, from the coding sequence GTGGCTGAACAACACGCATATGATGCGGGGTCAATCACAATTCTGGAGGGCCTCGAGGCTGTCCGTAAGCGCCCCGGTATGTACATCGGCTCCACCGGTGCCCGTGGCCTGCACCACCTGATTTGGGAGATCGTTGATAACTCCGTCGATGAGGCGATGGCAGGTTATGCCGACAAGGTCATCGTCACCCTCCGCGAGGATGGCGGCATTGAGGTCATCGATAACGGTCGTGGTATCCCGGTGGAAATGCACGCCTCCGGTGTTCCCACCGTCCAGGTGGTCATGACCCAGCTGCACGCTGGCGGTAAGTTCGACTCTGAATCTTATGCCGTTTCCGGCGGCCTCCACGGCGTGGGTATCTCCGTGGTCAACGCTTTGTCCACCCGTGTGGAGGCGGATATCAAGCGCGACGGCAAGCACTGGTACCAGAACTTCAACAATGCCATCCCGGATGAACTCGTTGAAGGCGATAATGCTCGCGGTACCGGAACTACCATCCGCTTCTGGCCGGACCCGGAGATCTTTGAAACCGTCGAATTTAATTACGACACGATCGCTCGCCGCCTGCAGGAGATGGCCTTCCTGAACAAGGGCCTGACCATCGTGCTGCGTGACGAGCGCGCCATCTCCAAGGAGCAGGCCGAACTGGAGGAGATCGCCGAGGCCGGCGACTCCGCCGTCAGCCTGACCTCCCTCGATGAGAAGGAAAAGTCTGAAGAGGCCGGCGACGGTAGCGAGGAGAAGACTTCCAAGAAGAAGGAAGTCACCTACCACTACCCAAACGGTCTGCAGGACTATGTTGAGCACCTCAACAAGAACAAGACCGCCATCCATCCCACCATCGTTGCCTTCGACGTTAAGGGTGAGGACCATGAGGTGGAAATCGCGCTGCAGTGGAACCAGGGCTACAAGCAGTCCGTCCACACCTTCGCCAACACCATTAACACTCACGAAGGCGGCACGCACGAGGAAGGTTTCCGCGCTGCGCTGACCTCCCTGATGAACCGCTACGCCAAGGAGCACAAGCTCCTCAAGGAAAAGGATGGCAACCTTTCCGGCGATGACTGCCGCGAAGGCCTGGCCGCCGTCATTTCCGTCAAGGTAGCGGACCCACAGTTTGAGGGCCAGACCAAAACCAAGCTGGGTAACTCGGAAATCCGTGGCTTCGTCCAGCGTTCCGTCAACGAGCACCTCAACGATTGGTTCGATGCTAACCCCGCTGAGGCCAAGGTCATCATCAATAAGGCCGTGTCCTCCGCGCACGCCCGTGTGGCAGCACGCAAGGCTCGTGAGCTCGTGCGCCGTAAGTCTGCCGGTGACCTCGGTGGCCTGCCGGGCAAGCTAGCGGATTGCCGCTCTAAGGACTCGAAGCGCACTGAGCTTTATATCGTGGAGGGTGACTCCGCAGGCGGTTCCGCCAAGGGCGGCCGCGATTCCATGTTCCAGGCCATCCTGCCGCTGCGCGGCAAGATCCTCAACGTGGAAAAGGCCCGCATGGACAAGGTTCTGAAGAACGCTGAGGTCCAGGCCATCATTACCGCCCTGGGCACCGGTATCCACGAAGAATTCGATATTTCCAAGCTGCGCTACGACAAGATCGTGCTTATGGCCGATGCCGACGTGGACGGCCAACACATCGCCACGCTTCTGTTGACCCTGCTCTTCCGTTTCATGCCGCAGTTGGTGGAGGATGGCCACGTCTTCCTGGCTAACCCGCCGCTGTACAAGCTGAAGTGGGGCAAGGGCCAGCCGGGCTACGCCTTCTCTGATGCGGAGCGTGACGAGCAGCTCGCCGAGGGCTTGGAGCAGGGGCGCAAGATCAATAAGGATGACGGCATCCAGCGCTACAAGGGTCTGGGTGAGATGAACGCCGCCGAGCTGTGGGAGACCACCCTGGATCCGACCACCCGCGTGCTCCGTCGCGTGGACTTGGAGGATGCGCAGCGCGCCGACGAGCTCTTCTCCATCCTCATGGGTGATGACGTGGCCGCTCGCCGCTCCTTCATTACCCGCCGCGCGAAGGACGTCCGCTTCCTCGACGTCTAA
- the recF gene encoding DNA replication/repair protein RecF (All proteins in this family for which functions are known are DNA-binding proteins that assist the filamentation of RecA onto DNA for the initiation of recombination or recombinational repair.) translates to MYIRDLDVRDFRSWPELTLRLKPGITLFVGRNGFGKTNIVEAIGYTAHLSSHRVAHDAPLVRQGAHNARISATAVNQGRELTAHLLIKPHAANQAQINRTRLKSPRELLGVVKTVLFSPEDLSLVRGEPAARRQYLDDIIASRTPRLAGVKADYDKVLKQRNALLKSASPSLRRGYSDSDGASALATLDVWDTQLSSLGAQVIQARLALVDELRELIPAAYAGLAPESRPAAIDYKSTVDISDREVIEAMMLTELATKRQREIERGISLVGPHRDDLVLNLGTSPAKGFASHGETWSYAISLRLAEFNLLRQDGTDPILILDDVFAELDAKRREKLVRLAAGAEQVLITAAVDEDLPGNLQPIERFTVTVRDTDEGRISEIAPYTAGGDEDD, encoded by the coding sequence ATGTATATTCGCGATCTCGATGTCAGGGACTTCCGCTCCTGGCCCGAGCTCACCCTCAGGCTGAAACCGGGAATTACCCTGTTTGTCGGCCGCAACGGTTTCGGCAAAACCAACATCGTCGAGGCCATCGGGTATACCGCGCATCTATCCTCACACCGCGTGGCCCACGATGCCCCCCTCGTGCGCCAGGGTGCGCACAATGCTCGTATCTCCGCCACGGCGGTGAACCAGGGCAGAGAGCTCACTGCGCACCTTTTGATCAAACCCCACGCGGCCAATCAGGCTCAGATCAACCGCACGCGCCTGAAATCCCCGCGTGAGCTCCTGGGCGTGGTGAAAACCGTGTTATTTTCCCCGGAGGATTTGTCCCTCGTGCGCGGCGAACCGGCAGCGCGCCGCCAGTATCTGGATGACATCATTGCCTCACGCACGCCGCGTTTGGCTGGTGTGAAGGCTGATTATGACAAGGTGCTCAAGCAGCGCAATGCGTTGTTGAAGTCGGCGTCGCCAAGCTTGCGCCGCGGCTACAGCGACAGTGATGGTGCCTCGGCGCTGGCGACTCTCGACGTGTGGGATACGCAGCTATCTTCCCTCGGCGCGCAGGTGATTCAGGCACGCCTTGCGCTTGTCGACGAACTCCGCGAGCTCATCCCCGCCGCCTATGCCGGGCTCGCCCCGGAATCGCGTCCGGCCGCCATTGACTACAAGTCCACCGTGGACATCTCAGACCGCGAGGTCATCGAGGCCATGATGCTCACCGAGCTGGCCACGAAGCGCCAACGAGAGATCGAACGCGGCATCTCACTCGTCGGACCGCACCGCGACGATCTGGTGCTTAACCTTGGCACGAGCCCCGCCAAGGGCTTTGCTAGCCACGGCGAGACCTGGTCGTATGCCATCTCTCTGCGGCTGGCGGAGTTCAACCTGCTGCGCCAAGACGGCACTGATCCGATCCTCATCCTCGATGATGTTTTCGCTGAGCTGGATGCCAAGCGCCGCGAGAAACTCGTCCGCCTCGCGGCGGGCGCGGAACAGGTGCTGATCACTGCGGCGGTGGATGAGGATTTGCCCGGAAACTTGCAGCCCATCGAACGTTTTACGGTCACGGTCCGGGATACCGACGAAGGCCGGATTTCTGAGATCGCTCCGTATACAGCGGGCGGTGATGAAGATGACTGA
- a CDS encoding GNAT family N-acetyltransferase, with amino-acid sequence MGAMHLLSLTEADRTYLARINFLADTFGDEHKELPTGFEEGFDYYLGGWEPSRGGFIAWEGHVPAGGVWLNWGTAQRHGFGHVAEGIPELALAVEPRFRGQGVGTMLIDAAANLAREMGAPGISLSVAKDNDRAHRLYLHLGFEPVSERDGHIVLVKRFKAAE; translated from the coding sequence ATGGGAGCTATGCATCTTCTTTCCCTCACTGAAGCTGACCGCACCTACCTCGCCCGCATCAATTTCCTCGCCGATACCTTTGGCGACGAACACAAAGAGCTGCCTACGGGCTTCGAGGAAGGCTTTGACTACTACCTCGGCGGTTGGGAGCCTTCCCGCGGAGGTTTCATCGCTTGGGAGGGCCACGTCCCTGCTGGTGGCGTGTGGCTGAACTGGGGAACGGCGCAGCGCCATGGTTTCGGCCACGTGGCTGAAGGCATTCCGGAGCTCGCCCTAGCCGTGGAACCTCGTTTCCGCGGGCAGGGAGTGGGCACAATGCTGATCGACGCCGCCGCTAACCTCGCCCGCGAGATGGGCGCCCCAGGTATTTCGCTGTCGGTGGCTAAAGACAATGACCGCGCCCACCGCCTTTATTTGCACCTTGGCTTCGAGCCGGTGAGCGAGAGAGACGGGCACATCGTCCTGGTCAAGCGCTTTAAGGCTGCTGAATAA
- the gyrA gene encoding DNA gyrase subunit A, with translation MSDNNGDLFDRIQPIDINEEMESSYIDYAMSVIVGRALPEVRDGLKPVHRRILYAMYDSGYRPDRGYVKSARPVSDTMGQFHPHGDSAIYDTLVRLAQPWNMRYPLVDGQGNFGSRGNDGPAAMRYTECRMTPLAMEMVRDIRENTVDFAPNYDGKTQEPTILPSRVPNLLMNGSGGIAVGMATNIPPHNLNELAEAIYWLLDNPNASEEEALAACMERVKGPDFPTAGLIVGDQGIKDAYTTGRGSIRMRGVTSIEEVGNRQTIVITELPYQVNPDNMISNIAESVVNGKIAGIAKIEDESSDRVGMRIVVTLKRDAVARVVLNNLYKHSQLQTSFGANMLSIVDGVPRTLRLDQMLSYYVAHQIEVIVRRTQFRLDEAEKRAHILRGLVKALDMLDEVIALIRRSPTVEEAREGLMQLLGVDEIQADAILAMRLRRLAALERQKIIDELAEIEEIIADLKDILAREERQREIVHDELEEIVEKYGDERRTQIVAASGDVSDEDLIARENVVVTITATGYAKRTKVDAYKAQKRGGKGVRGAELKQDDIVKNFFVCSTHDWILFFTNFGRVYRLKAYELPEAGRTARGQHVANLLEFQPEEKIAQVIQIQSYEDAPYLVLATQQGRVKKSRLTDYESARSAGLIAINLNEGDALIGAQLVNEGDDILLTSEQGQAIRFTADDDQLRPMGRATAGVKGMRFRGDDQLLSMSVVSDGQFLLVATSGGYGKRTAIEEYTPQGRGGLGVMTFKYTPKRGKLIAAISVDEDDEIFAITSAGGVVRTEVNQIRPSSRATMGVRLVNLADDVELLAIDRNVEDDGEEDAQAVAKGEKSVEDVKPEHLKLGEDSQQDEAGSKDADKDEE, from the coding sequence ATGAGTGACAATAACGGTGATCTTTTCGATCGCATTCAACCAATTGACATCAATGAGGAAATGGAGTCGAGTTATATCGACTACGCTATGTCCGTCATTGTCGGCCGCGCCCTGCCAGAGGTGCGTGACGGTCTTAAGCCTGTTCACCGCCGCATCCTCTACGCCATGTATGACTCCGGCTACCGCCCGGATCGCGGCTACGTAAAGTCCGCCCGCCCGGTCTCGGACACGATGGGCCAGTTCCACCCGCACGGTGACTCCGCTATCTACGACACCCTTGTGCGCCTAGCCCAGCCGTGGAACATGCGCTACCCGCTGGTGGACGGCCAGGGTAACTTCGGTTCCCGCGGTAATGACGGCCCCGCCGCCATGCGTTATACCGAGTGCCGCATGACGCCGCTGGCCATGGAGATGGTGCGTGATATCCGCGAAAATACCGTCGACTTTGCACCTAACTACGACGGCAAGACGCAGGAACCGACTATCCTGCCCTCCCGCGTTCCGAACCTGCTGATGAATGGCTCCGGCGGTATCGCCGTTGGTATGGCCACCAACATCCCGCCGCACAACCTCAACGAATTGGCGGAAGCCATTTACTGGCTGCTTGATAACCCGAATGCTTCTGAGGAAGAAGCCTTGGCTGCGTGTATGGAGCGCGTTAAGGGACCGGATTTCCCCACTGCGGGCCTCATTGTGGGCGACCAAGGCATCAAGGATGCCTACACCACCGGCCGCGGCTCTATCCGCATGCGCGGCGTGACCTCCATTGAGGAGGTGGGCAACCGCCAGACCATCGTTATCACTGAGCTGCCTTACCAGGTCAACCCGGACAACATGATCTCCAACATCGCGGAGTCCGTGGTCAACGGCAAGATCGCCGGTATTGCCAAGATCGAAGACGAGTCCTCTGACCGTGTGGGCATGCGCATCGTGGTCACCCTCAAGCGTGATGCTGTGGCCCGCGTTGTCCTCAACAACCTGTACAAGCACTCCCAGCTGCAGACCTCCTTCGGTGCCAACATGCTCTCCATCGTCGATGGCGTGCCGCGCACCCTGCGCCTCGATCAGATGCTGAGCTACTACGTGGCTCACCAGATTGAGGTCATCGTCCGCCGTACTCAGTTCCGTCTCGATGAGGCTGAGAAGCGCGCTCACATCCTGCGCGGCTTGGTCAAGGCGCTCGACATGCTCGATGAGGTCATCGCGCTCATCCGCCGTTCCCCGACGGTGGAGGAGGCGCGTGAAGGCCTGATGCAGCTTCTCGGCGTCGACGAAATCCAAGCAGATGCCATCCTGGCGATGCGTCTGCGCCGTCTGGCCGCCCTGGAGCGCCAGAAGATCATTGATGAGTTGGCGGAGATCGAGGAGATCATCGCGGACCTCAAGGACATCTTGGCCCGCGAGGAGCGCCAGCGCGAAATTGTCCACGATGAGCTGGAAGAGATCGTCGAGAAGTACGGCGATGAGCGCCGTACCCAGATCGTCGCCGCCTCCGGTGACGTGTCCGATGAGGACCTCATTGCCCGCGAGAACGTCGTTGTCACCATCACCGCAACGGGCTACGCCAAGCGCACCAAGGTGGATGCCTACAAGGCGCAGAAGCGCGGTGGCAAGGGCGTGCGTGGCGCGGAGCTCAAGCAGGACGATATTGTCAAGAACTTCTTCGTCTGCTCCACGCACGACTGGATCCTGTTCTTCACCAACTTCGGCCGCGTCTACCGCCTCAAGGCCTACGAGCTTCCGGAGGCTGGCCGCACCGCCCGCGGCCAGCACGTGGCCAACCTGCTGGAGTTCCAGCCGGAGGAGAAGATCGCCCAGGTCATCCAGATTCAGTCCTATGAGGACGCTCCTTACCTCGTCCTTGCTACCCAGCAGGGCCGCGTGAAGAAGTCCCGCCTCACCGACTACGAATCCGCACGTTCCGCTGGCCTCATCGCGATCAACCTCAACGAGGGCGATGCGCTAATCGGTGCCCAGCTGGTCAACGAGGGCGATGACATCTTGCTCACCTCTGAACAGGGTCAGGCTATCCGTTTCACCGCGGACGATGACCAGCTGCGTCCGATGGGCCGCGCTACTGCCGGCGTGAAGGGCATGCGTTTCCGTGGCGATGACCAACTGCTGTCCATGTCTGTGGTCAGCGATGGTCAGTTCCTCTTAGTGGCGACCTCTGGCGGCTACGGCAAGCGCACAGCTATCGAGGAGTACACCCCGCAGGGTCGCGGTGGCCTCGGTGTGATGACCTTCAAGTACACCCCGAAGCGCGGCAAGCTCATTGCGGCAATCTCTGTCGACGAGGACGACGAGATCTTCGCCATCACCTCCGCTGGCGGTGTTGTCCGCACCGAGGTAAACCAGATTCGCCCGAGCTCCCGCGCCACCATGGGCGTGCGCTTGGTCAACCTGGCTGACGACGTCGAGCTGCTGGCCATCGACCGCAACGTTGAGGATGATGGCGAGGAAGACGCCCAGGCAGTAGCCAAGGGCGAGAAGTCCGTGGAGGACGTCAAGCCTGAGCACCTCAAGCTTGGGGAAGACTCCCAGCAGGACGAAGCTGGAAGCAAGGATGCCGATAAGGACGAGGAGTAA
- a CDS encoding DUF3566 domain-containing protein has product MIGRELHLARISPMSAFRVGLAMSLVGLVAWLIAVCLLYVGLDQAGIWDSFNSLVGGVGGGFEVSFGLVVSAAALFGAIIAVLMTILAPIMAVIYNAIVDVFGGFKIRLQDEPHN; this is encoded by the coding sequence ATGATTGGACGAGAGCTTCACCTCGCCCGGATTTCGCCCATGTCGGCGTTCCGCGTTGGCTTGGCCATGTCCCTCGTCGGCCTCGTGGCCTGGCTCATTGCCGTGTGCTTGTTGTACGTCGGCCTTGACCAGGCAGGCATCTGGGATTCCTTCAATAGCCTCGTCGGCGGTGTCGGCGGTGGCTTTGAGGTCTCCTTCGGGTTGGTCGTCTCTGCGGCCGCACTGTTTGGTGCCATTATCGCTGTGCTGATGACCATTCTGGCGCCCATCATGGCGGTGATTTACAACGCCATCGTGGACGTTTTCGGCGGATTCAAGATTCGCCTTCAAGACGAACCGCATAACTAG
- a CDS encoding polysaccharide deacetylase family protein has protein sequence MRRKSVLVRSLIALAAATALPGTAAAAELPQPVIQQPQLPQLPDVQKDLKQLEQDAYDALPKELQNSPVFAGSSRPTAKPAPTGKQQSQSVADSTCSNCVAITYDDGPGELTAQLLDTLKAKDAHASFMVLAPSASTHPELLRRMKAEGHTVGNHTASHRELNKLSPSDVDGEIKAGAAAIKAATGENPRWMRPPYGATNGTVEAAAKANGQAQALWSVDTVDWKDRNSEHVCEAAVNGAQPGSIVLMHDIHATTVGAADCVIDGLRAKGLEPVSLDRLIPNPQAGKHYLTR, from the coding sequence ATGCGCCGAAAAAGTGTTCTTGTCCGCTCCCTCATCGCCCTTGCGGCAGCCACGGCCCTGCCTGGAACGGCTGCGGCAGCAGAGCTTCCCCAGCCGGTGATTCAGCAGCCACAGCTACCACAGCTACCCGACGTCCAGAAGGACCTTAAGCAACTGGAGCAGGACGCTTACGACGCGCTGCCCAAGGAGCTTCAAAACAGCCCTGTCTTTGCCGGCTCCTCGCGGCCGACTGCGAAGCCCGCGCCGACCGGCAAACAGCAGTCGCAGTCGGTTGCTGATTCCACCTGCTCCAACTGCGTGGCCATCACCTATGACGATGGCCCCGGCGAGTTGACCGCTCAGCTCCTCGATACCCTGAAGGCCAAAGACGCCCACGCCAGCTTCATGGTCTTAGCCCCCAGTGCCTCCACACACCCGGAACTGCTGCGCCGCATGAAGGCTGAGGGCCACACCGTGGGAAACCACACTGCATCCCACCGTGAACTCAACAAGCTCTCCCCCAGCGACGTGGACGGCGAGATCAAGGCCGGGGCCGCGGCCATCAAGGCAGCGACGGGTGAGAACCCTCGGTGGATGCGTCCCCCATACGGTGCCACCAACGGCACTGTGGAGGCCGCTGCGAAGGCTAATGGCCAGGCACAAGCCCTCTGGTCCGTCGACACCGTGGATTGGAAGGACCGCAATTCCGAGCATGTCTGCGAGGCTGCAGTCAACGGCGCGCAGCCCGGCTCCATCGTCCTCATGCACGACATTCACGCCACAACCGTAGGCGCCGCAGACTGCGTCATCGACGGACTGCGCGCGAAGGGCCTCGAGCCAGTCAGCCTCGACCGCCTCATCCCCAATCCGCAGGCGGGAAAGCATTACCTCACCCGCTAG